One genomic segment of Musa acuminata AAA Group cultivar baxijiao chromosome BXJ3-3, Cavendish_Baxijiao_AAA, whole genome shotgun sequence includes these proteins:
- the LOC135632456 gene encoding transcription factor MYB2-like has protein sequence MEFQGRACGSATPPSEEEMELRRGPWTADEDLILMNYVTAHGEGRWNSLARRAGLRRTGKSCRLRWLNYLRPDVRRGNITPEEQLLILELHFRLGNRWSKIARHLPGRTDNEIKNYWRTRVQKHAKQLRCDVNSKQFRDILRSIWMPRLVERIREASSSSAATAMHQNAAAPLAPTRPVHRAAEPPPTMEYSFEARLSSPPASESVTESRGIQGVGVDWMQGAQPPSPGGYAFSGLPDVDQSGWGESLWSVEDIWLQQQQQL, from the exons ATGGAGTTCCAGGGAAGGGCTTGCGGCTCCGCCACGCCGCCATCTGAGGAGGAGATGGAGCTGAGGAGAGGGCCGTGGACTGCGGACGAGGACCTCATACTGATGAACTATGTCACTGCCCACGGCGAGGGACGCTGGAACTCTCTTGCTCGCCGCGCAG GTCTGAGAAGAACAGGCAAGAGTTGCCGGCTCCGATGGCTCAACTATCTCCGCCCCGACGTCCGGCGCGGCAACATCACCCCGGAAGAGCAGCTCCTCATCCTCGAACTCCACTTTCGCTTGGGGAACCG GTGGTCGAAGATAGCGCGGCACTTGCCGGGGaggaccgacaacgagatcaagaactactggaggacGAGGGTGCAGAAGCACGCGAAGCAGCTGCGGTGCGACGTGAACAGCAAGCAGTTCAGGGACATCCTGCGGTCCATATGGATGCCTCGCCTCGTCGAGAGGATCCGCGAGGCCTCCAGCAGCTCCGCCGCCACCGCCATGCATCAGAATGCCGCAGCCCCGCTGGCTCCCACGCGTCCTGTACACCGAGCTGCTGAGCCTCCGCCAACCATGGAGTACTCCTTCGAGGCTCGGTTATCATCGCCTCCGGCGTCGGAGAGCGTCACGGAAAGCCGCGGGATTCAGGGGGTCGGCGTCGACTGGATGCAGGGGGCTCAGCCGCCGAGCCCCGGCGGGTACGCCTTCTCGGGCCTGCCGGACGTCGACCAGAGCGGGTGGGGGGAGAGCTTGTGGAGCGTGGAGGACATTtggttgcagcagcagcagcagctttaG
- the LOC135633285 gene encoding pentatricopeptide repeat-containing protein At1g13040, mitochondrial-like isoform X1, which translates to MFLAGRCNVHLPETGRFFSRFVPTSPISLFDARLASAGRGFASESRNKLSARFKSPTHAFLESSCRLRRVLESSKWSESTEIELQRLNIELNTYIANQVLKSLSDSYMAYRFYLWAESQPGFQHDHFTIKTMISLALKDQNFGIFSEVLRGIRLKGHSLHRSIYRITISGCVRSGQIKFAIRTFEAMIASGCRMFDVDFNRFMGVLVRNNCFDLAEKCYYRMTSKGFSLSSFTYSRLICGLCQANNLLFVEKLWRDMDKIGCVPDIWAYNIYLNCLCKQNKMEDSLDVLQSMIQKGREPDVVTYTTIINGFCNARHFSAALEIWDEMLKRGFKLDVINCGTLVCGLSANGKVDEAYELMLEMIKMNIELNTRLYNAIIGGFCRAGQFDKAQVIVSFMQRNGCKPDLVTCNILLNHYCDRFMLNEAGNLMKRMEMSGISPDRCSYNQLLKGLCKGNQLEKAYDFITSYMEVKGLCDAVSCNTVINAFCKVGKMGTATKLFEEMGHKGIHADAITYSTLINGFFKIGDAFRAQELFHLMLKARVVPTVSVYNVMVHHLCKVGDIEGARRYFLDMTEKRISPDIVSYSSLINGLLKGSRINEAMKLYDDMCKNGVTPDELTYKLLIGGLLKGGKFILACRIWDQMMEKGFTLDRALSERLIAAIKSKDTNREEGEKLRS; encoded by the exons ATGTTTTTGGCCGGCCGGTGCAATGTGCACCTCCCAGAAACCGGCCGCTTCTTCTCTCGCTTCGTTCCCACGAGCCCAATCAGCCTCTTCGATGCCCGGCTCGCTTCTGCAGGACGTGGGTTTGCATCAGAGTCCCGCAACAAATTGTCGGCGAGGTTTAAGTCGCCGACGCATGCGTTCTTGGAGTCTTCTTGTAGGCTTCGAAGAGTTCTGGAATCCAGTAAGTGGTCGGAGTCGACGGAGATAGAGTTGCAGAGGCTCAACATTGAGTTGAATACATACATCGCTAACCAGGTATTAAAGAGCCTGTCGGATTCTTACATGGCCTACCGTTTTTATCTGTGGGCCGAATCCCAGCCAGGTTTCCAGCACGATCACTTCACCATCAAGACTATGATCTCTTTGgcgttgaaagatcaaaactttggTATCTTTTCAGAGGTTTTAAGAGGAATAAGGTTGAAGGGTCACTCCTTGCACCGTTCTATTTATCGGATTACTATTTCAGGTTGCGTCCGGTCAGGCCAGATCAAGTTCGCAATCCGTACATTTGAAGCTATGATTGCATCAGGCTGCCGCATGTTTGATGTGGACTTTAATAGGTTTATGGGTGTACTAGTTCGAAATAATTGTTTTGATCTTGCTGAGAAGTGCTATTATAGGATGACCTCAAAGGGATTTTCTTTGAGCTCGTTTACTTATTCAAGACTCATCTGTGGTCTGTGTCAAGCGAATAATCTTCTCTTTGTTGAGAAGCTTTGGAGAGATATGGATAAGATAGGTTGTGTCCCAGACATCTGGGCATACAACATATATTTGAATTGCTTATGCAAGCAGAACAAGATGGAAGATTCTTTGGATGTTTTGCAGTCAATGATCCAGAAAGGAAGAGAGCCTGATGTTGTTACTTACACGACAATCATTAATGGATTTTGTAATGCTAGACATTTCTCTGCTGCCTTAGAGATCTGGGATGAAATGTTGAAAAGGGGCTTCAAGCTAGATGTTATTAACTGTGGTACATTAGTTTGTGGTTTGTCCGCTAATGGGAAGGTTGACGAAGCTTATGAACTAATGTTGGAAATGATAAAGATGAACATTGAGCTAAACACTCGGTTATACAATGCTATTATAGGTGGGTTCTGCAGAGCTGGCCAGTTTGATAAGGCCCAAGTGATAGTGTCTTTCATGCAAAGAAATGGATGCAAGCCTGACTTGGTTACTTGTAACATACTCCTGAATCATTACTGCGATCGATTTATGTTGAATGAAGCAGGTAACTTAATGAAAAGGATGGAAATGAGTGGGATAAGTCCAGACAGGTGTAGTTATAATCAACTATTGAAAGGTCTTTGCAAGGGTAACCAGCTCGAAAAGGCATATGATTTTATTACCAGTTATATGGAGGTAAAAGGTTTGTGTGATGCAGTATCCTGCAACACTGTAATTAATGCATTTTGCAAAGTTGGGAAAATGGGAACTGCAACTAAGTTGTTCGAAGAGATGGGTCATAAAGGAATACATGCAGATGCCATTACATACAGCACTCTAATCAATGGATTCTTTAAAATTGGTGATGCTTTTAGAGCTCAGGAACTCTTTCACCTAATGCTCAAGGCTAGAGTGGTTCCAACTGTTAGTGTATATAACGTTATGGTGCACCACCTCTGTAAAGTTGGCGACATAGAAGGTGCTCGCAGATATTTTCTTGACATGACTGAAAAACGGATCTCCCCTGATATAGTTTCCTATTCCAGTCTTATAAATGGGTTGCTGAAAGGATCAAGAATAAATGAAGCCATGAAGCTATATGACGACATGTGCAAAAATGGAGTGACTCCTGATGAATTGACGTACAAATTACTGATTGGAGGACTTCTGAAGGGAGGAAAGTTTATCCTAGCTTGTAGAATTTGGGACCAGATGATGGAAAAGGGCTTTACTCTTGACAGAGCTCTTTCTGAAAGACTGATTGCTGCAATTAAGTCCAAGGACACAAATAGAGAAG AAGGTGAGAAACTTCGATCTTAA
- the LOC103977667 gene encoding ABC transporter I family member 20, which yields MGNEGTATSAADVGPVVEVKNLRFTYPGIDGHPPPGSAPLIDGFSLSLRAGDRCLLVGTNGAGKTTILKILGGKHMVDPEMVRILGRSAFHDTALTSSGDLSYLGGEWRRDVAFAGFEVSIQMDISAQKMIYGVSGVDPQRRDELINVLDIDLSWRMHKASDGQRRRIQICMGLLKPFKVLLLDEITVDLDVLARANLLRYLSKECEERGATIIYATHIFDGLEDWPTHVVYVAHGKLQLAVPLEKVKEMSNLSLMRTVESWLRKERDEDRRRRQERKAIGLPEHEKQLEGTRVTGDPARSAVQVMNNGWAAGRLHSTVAGQENYFLSSNRVLRQ from the exons ATGGGGAACGAGGGCACCGCCACCTCCGCCGCCGACGTTGGCCCAGTTGTGGAAGTCAAGAACCTCCGTTTCACGTACCCCGGGATCGACGGGCACCCTCCTCCGGGGTCTGCCCCACTCATCGAcggtttctccctctccctccgcGCCGGCGATCGATGCCTCCTGGTCGGAACCAATGGTGCCG GGAAGACCACGATATTGAAGATACTAGGAGGGAAGCACATGGTGGACCCGGAGATGGTCCGGATCCTGGGTAGGTCGGCCTTCCATGACACCGCTCTAACCTCTTCTGGTGATCTTTCTTACTTGGGTGGAGAG TGGCGGCGAGATGTTGCTTTTGCTGGTTTTGAGGTCTCGATACAAATGGACATTTCTGCTCAGAAGATGATATATGGTGTTTCTGGCGTTGATCCTCAAAGGAGAGACGAACTGATTAAT GTTTTAGACATTGATTTATCATGGAGAATGCACAAAGCATCTGATGGTCAaagaagacgaattcaaatatgcaTGGGACTTCTTAAGCCATTTAAG GTTCTTCTTCTTGACGAAATAACAGTGGACTTAGATGTCCTTGCAAGAGCTaaccttttaagatatctaagtaaggAGTGTGAAGAACGAGGTGCCACAATTATCTACGCAACTCATATTTTTGATGGTCTTGAAGACTGGCCAACACATGTT GTATATGTTGCTCATGGGAAATTGCAGTTAGCAGTACCTTTGGAGAAAGTTAAGGAGATGAGTAACTTATCTTTAATG AGAACAGTGGAGAGTTGGCTAAGGAAGGAGAGGGATGAAGACAGGAGGAGGCGACAGGAGAGAAAGGCAATTGGCCTTCCAGAACATGAAAAGCAACTGGAGGGGACACGGGTGACAGGTGATCCAGCCCGGAGTGCAGTTCAAGTAATGAACAATGGTTGGGCAGCAGGGAGACTTCATTCAACTGTAGCAGGTCAGGAGAATTATTTTCTGAGTTCAAATAGAGTCCTTAGGCA
- the LOC135633285 gene encoding pentatricopeptide repeat-containing protein At1g13040, mitochondrial-like isoform X2, giving the protein MFLAGRCNVHLPETGRFFSRFVPTSPISLFDARLASAGRGFASESRNKLSARFKSPTHAFLESSCRLRRVLESSKWSESTEIELQRLNIELNTYIANQVLKSLSDSYMAYRFYLWAESQPGFQHDHFTIKTMISLALKDQNFGIFSEVLRGIRLKGHSLHRSIYRITISGCVRSGQIKFAIRTFEAMIASGCRMFDVDFNRFMGVLVRNNCFDLAEKCYYRMTSKGFSLSSFTYSRLICGLCQANNLLFVEKLWRDMDKIGCVPDIWAYNIYLNCLCKQNKMEDSLDVLQSMIQKGREPDVVTYTTIINGFCNARHFSAALEIWDEMLKRGFKLDVINCGTLVCGLSANGKVDEAYELMLEMIKMNIELNTRLYNAIIGGFCRAGQFDKAQVIVSFMQRNGCKPDLVTCNILLNHYCDRFMLNEAGNLMKRMEMSGISPDRCSYNQLLKGLCKGNQLEKAYDFITSYMEVKGLCDAVSCNTVINAFCKVGKMGTATKLFEEMGHKGIHADAITYSTLINGFFKIGDAFRAQELFHLMLKARVVPTVSVYNVMVHHLCKVGDIEVL; this is encoded by the exons ATGTTTTTGGCCGGCCGGTGCAATGTGCACCTCCCAGAAACCGGCCGCTTCTTCTCTCGCTTCGTTCCCACGAGCCCAATCAGCCTCTTCGATGCCCGGCTCGCTTCTGCAGGACGTGGGTTTGCATCAGAGTCCCGCAACAAATTGTCGGCGAGGTTTAAGTCGCCGACGCATGCGTTCTTGGAGTCTTCTTGTAGGCTTCGAAGAGTTCTGGAATCCAGTAAGTGGTCGGAGTCGACGGAGATAGAGTTGCAGAGGCTCAACATTGAGTTGAATACATACATCGCTAACCAGGTATTAAAGAGCCTGTCGGATTCTTACATGGCCTACCGTTTTTATCTGTGGGCCGAATCCCAGCCAGGTTTCCAGCACGATCACTTCACCATCAAGACTATGATCTCTTTGgcgttgaaagatcaaaactttggTATCTTTTCAGAGGTTTTAAGAGGAATAAGGTTGAAGGGTCACTCCTTGCACCGTTCTATTTATCGGATTACTATTTCAGGTTGCGTCCGGTCAGGCCAGATCAAGTTCGCAATCCGTACATTTGAAGCTATGATTGCATCAGGCTGCCGCATGTTTGATGTGGACTTTAATAGGTTTATGGGTGTACTAGTTCGAAATAATTGTTTTGATCTTGCTGAGAAGTGCTATTATAGGATGACCTCAAAGGGATTTTCTTTGAGCTCGTTTACTTATTCAAGACTCATCTGTGGTCTGTGTCAAGCGAATAATCTTCTCTTTGTTGAGAAGCTTTGGAGAGATATGGATAAGATAGGTTGTGTCCCAGACATCTGGGCATACAACATATATTTGAATTGCTTATGCAAGCAGAACAAGATGGAAGATTCTTTGGATGTTTTGCAGTCAATGATCCAGAAAGGAAGAGAGCCTGATGTTGTTACTTACACGACAATCATTAATGGATTTTGTAATGCTAGACATTTCTCTGCTGCCTTAGAGATCTGGGATGAAATGTTGAAAAGGGGCTTCAAGCTAGATGTTATTAACTGTGGTACATTAGTTTGTGGTTTGTCCGCTAATGGGAAGGTTGACGAAGCTTATGAACTAATGTTGGAAATGATAAAGATGAACATTGAGCTAAACACTCGGTTATACAATGCTATTATAGGTGGGTTCTGCAGAGCTGGCCAGTTTGATAAGGCCCAAGTGATAGTGTCTTTCATGCAAAGAAATGGATGCAAGCCTGACTTGGTTACTTGTAACATACTCCTGAATCATTACTGCGATCGATTTATGTTGAATGAAGCAGGTAACTTAATGAAAAGGATGGAAATGAGTGGGATAAGTCCAGACAGGTGTAGTTATAATCAACTATTGAAAGGTCTTTGCAAGGGTAACCAGCTCGAAAAGGCATATGATTTTATTACCAGTTATATGGAGGTAAAAGGTTTGTGTGATGCAGTATCCTGCAACACTGTAATTAATGCATTTTGCAAAGTTGGGAAAATGGGAACTGCAACTAAGTTGTTCGAAGAGATGGGTCATAAAGGAATACATGCAGATGCCATTACATACAGCACTCTAATCAATGGATTCTTTAAAATTGGTGATGCTTTTAGAGCTCAGGAACTCTTTCACCTAATGCTCAAGGCTAGAGTGGTTCCAACTGTTAGTGTATATAACGTTATGGTGCACCACCTCTGTAAAGTTGGCGACATAGAAG TCTTATAA